The Carassius gibelio isolate Cgi1373 ecotype wild population from Czech Republic chromosome B22, carGib1.2-hapl.c, whole genome shotgun sequence genome window below encodes:
- the LOC127988491 gene encoding hepatocyte cell adhesion molecule isoform X3, whose protein sequence is MKGGGALQHLQQSFTKPLYYRPTASFTFKSVRRAPLLSQFCCELLKKMFIFICLISCWLAGVFGDEVKSVSVMEGDSVTLNPDLTEIQRNDLIMWTFELALIAKTNGKDNKREFYDERFRDRLKLDQTGSLIITNTRTTDSGLYKVTSSRRLKPLNTFNLTVYACLSVPLISSTSSENPPSSSSSSSSQQNCSFLCSVVNVSDVSLSWYKGNSLLSSISVSDLSRSLSLHLECLDDFYSCVVNNPITNQTTHLNTQLCHTCSDVSRIALISAPGSLLIIAAVGIFFICRKHRKTDQEAETVDSGAEISYADPIFYKCTEIG, encoded by the exons ATGAAGGGAGGAGGAGCTTTACAACACTTGCAGCAGAGCTTTACTAAACCTCTTTATTACAGACCGACAGCTTCATTCACTTTCAAGAGTGTCAGGAGGGCTCCATTATTATCACAGTTTTGTTGTGAACTGctgaagaaaatgtttattttcatctgCTTGATCTCATGCTGGCTGGCTG gtgtgtttggtgatgaagtgaagtcagtgtcagtgatggagggagattctgtcactctgaaccctgatcttactgaaatacagAGAAATGATCTGATAATGTGGACATTTGAACTCGCTCTCATAGCTAAAACCAACGGAAAAGACAATAAGAGAGAGTTTtatgatgagagattcagagacagactgaagctggatcagactggatctctgatcatcacaaacacaagaaccacagactctggactttataaagTCACCAGCAGCAGAAGATTGAAGCCGCTCAATACATTCAatcttactgtctatg cttgtCTGTCTGTTCCTCTCATCAGCAGTACATCTTCAGAGAAtcctccatcatcatcatcatcatcttcatcacagcagaattgttcatttctgtgttcagtggtgaatgtgagtgATGTgtctctctcctggtacaaaggaaacagtttattgtccagcatcagtgtgtctgatctcagcagaaGTCTTTCTTTACATCTGGAGTGTCTGGATGATTTCTACAGCTGTGTGGtgaacaatcccatcacaaaccagaccacacatctcaacactcaactctgtcacacatgttcag ATGTAAGTCGGATAGCGCTGATTTCTGCTCCTGGGTCTCTGTTGATCATAGCTGCAGTCGGGATCTTCTTCATCTGCAggaaacacagaaaaacagaccAAGAAG CTGAAACAGTTGACAGTGGTGCAGAGATCAGTTACGCGGATCCAATATTCTACAAATGCACTGAAATCGGTTG
- the LOC127988491 gene encoding hepatocyte cell adhesion molecule isoform X2: MKGGGALQHLQQSFTKPLYYRPTASFTFKSVRRAPLLSQFCCELLKKMFIFICLISCWLAGVFGDEVKSVSVMEGDSVTLNPDLTEIQRNDLIMWTFELALIAKTNGKDNKREFYDERFRDRLKLDQTGSLIITNTRTTDSGLYKVTSSRRLKPLNTFNLTVYACLSVPLISSTSSENPPSSSSSSSSQQNCSFLCSVVNVSDVSLSWYKGNSLLSSISVSDLSRSLSLHLECLDDFYSCVVNNPITNQTTHLNTQLCHTCSDVSRIALISAPGSLLIIAAVGIFFICRKHRKTDQEAETVDSGAEISYADPIFYKCTEIG; the protein is encoded by the exons ATGAAGGGAGGAGGAGCTTTACAACACTTGCAGCAGAGCTTTACTAAACCTCTTTATTACAGACCGACAGCTTCATTCACTTTCAAGAGTGTCAGGAGGGCTCCATTATTATCACAGTTTTGTTGTGAACTGctgaagaaaatgtttattttcatctgCTTGATCTCATGCTGGCTGGCTG gtgtgtttggtgatgaagtgaagtcagtgtcagtgatggagggagattctgtcactctgaaccctgatcttactgaaatacagAGAAATGATCTGATAATGTGGACATTTGAACTCGCTCTCATAGCTAAAACCAACGGAAAAGACAATAAGAGAGAGTTTtatgatgagagattcagagacagactgaagctggatcagactggatctctgatcatcacaaacacaagaaccacagactctggactttataaagTCACCAGCAGCAGAAGATTGAAGCCGCTCAATACATTCAatcttactgtctatg cttgtCTGTCTGTTCCTCTCATCAGCAGTACATCTTCAGAGAAtcctccatcatcatcatcatcatcttcatcacagcagaattgttcatttctgtgttcagtggtgaatgtgagtgATGTgtctctctcctggtacaaaggaaacagtttattgtccagcatcagtgtgtctgatctcagcagaaGTCTTTCTTTACATCTGGAGTGTCTGGATGATTTCTACAGCTGTGTGGtgaacaatcccatcacaaaccagaccacacatctcaacactcaactctgtcacacatgttcag ATGTAAGTCGGATAGCGCTGATTTCTGCTCCTGGGTCTCTGTTGATCATAGCTGCAGTCGGGATCTTCTTCATCTGCAggaaacacagaaaaacagaccAAGAAG CTGAAACAGTTGACAGTGGTGCAGAGATCAGTTACGCGGATCCAATATTCTACAAATGCACTGAAATCGGTTG a